In a genomic window of Thermosynechococcus sp. CL-1:
- the miaA gene encoding tRNA (adenosine(37)-N6)-dimethylallyltransferase MiaA, giving the protein MGDAGLIVIGGATATGKTALAIALAQQLNSVILSADSRQVYRGFDVGTAKPTPAQQRQVRHHLIDICDPRDTLTLAIYQAKAQALIAHYHSQGITPLLVGGTGLYIRSITQGLTMPQVPPQPHLRAQLMALGQQECYQWLQQVDPVAAQRIHAHDHVRTLRALEVYYVTGVPLSQQQRCEPPPYPIWYFALAGGDRQQQRRRIQERTQQMLAMGWLDEIRQLQAQYGDELPLLDTLGYREMRQYLRGELTLEAAIALTVQHTQQFAKRQRTWFRAEPGIHWLQATTLEEQLAEIQAQLGI; this is encoded by the coding sequence GTGGGGGATGCAGGGCTAATTGTTATTGGGGGGGCAACGGCCACCGGCAAAACGGCACTGGCGATCGCCCTCGCGCAGCAATTGAACAGTGTGATTTTGAGTGCCGACTCCCGCCAAGTCTATCGCGGCTTTGATGTTGGCACCGCCAAGCCCACCCCAGCCCAACAACGCCAAGTGCGCCACCACCTCATTGATATTTGTGACCCCCGCGATACTCTGACCCTGGCCATTTATCAAGCCAAAGCCCAAGCCTTGATTGCCCACTACCATTCCCAAGGGATCACGCCCCTCTTGGTGGGGGGGACAGGATTGTACATCCGCAGTATTACCCAAGGGCTAACGATGCCCCAAGTCCCACCGCAACCACATCTACGGGCACAGTTGATGGCTCTAGGTCAGCAGGAATGCTATCAATGGCTTCAGCAGGTGGATCCTGTGGCGGCGCAACGCATCCATGCCCACGATCACGTGCGTACCCTGCGGGCTTTGGAAGTCTATTACGTAACGGGGGTACCCCTCAGCCAGCAGCAGCGGTGCGAACCGCCTCCCTATCCGATTTGGTACTTTGCCCTAGCGGGGGGCGATCGCCAGCAACAGCGCCGCCGCATTCAAGAGCGCACCCAGCAAATGCTGGCCATGGGATGGTTGGATGAAATTCGGCAACTGCAAGCGCAGTACGGTGATGAACTGCCCCTATTAGATACACTGGGCTATCGCGAGATGCGCCAATATCTGCGGGGAGAACTCACCCTTGAGGCGGCGATTGCGCTCACGGTACAGCACACCCAACAATTTGCCAAACGACAGCGGACATGGTTTCGGGCAGAACCCGGCATCCATTGGCTGCAAGCCACCACCCTAGAGGAGCAACTAGCAGAGATTCAAGCACAACTGGGAATATAG
- a CDS encoding YkgJ family cysteine cluster protein — protein MKKWQCMQGCGACCYLELSDRSEVPTILNAEEFALYQSLIGADGWCIHFDPLSHRCRIYENRPRFCRVTPEVFEDLYGVTSEELDEFAIQCCCEHIRDRYGERSFELLRYEYLVEQSVDPPQEDSPPFD, from the coding sequence ATGAAAAAGTGGCAGTGTATGCAGGGGTGTGGTGCCTGCTGTTACCTTGAGTTGAGCGATCGCTCAGAGGTGCCCACCATTCTCAATGCAGAGGAATTTGCCCTCTACCAATCCCTCATTGGTGCCGATGGCTGGTGTATTCACTTTGACCCCCTCAGTCACCGCTGTCGTATCTACGAGAATCGCCCCCGCTTTTGCCGCGTCACCCCAGAGGTGTTTGAGGACTTGTACGGCGTCACGTCCGAGGAACTCGATGAATTTGCCATTCAGTGCTGCTGTGAACACATTCGCGATCGCTACGGTGAGCGGAGTTTTGAACTGCTGCGCTATGAATATCTGGTGGAGCAGAGCGTAGATCCCCCCCAAGAGGATTCCCCACCTTTTGATTGA
- a CDS encoding DUF6930 domain-containing protein: MSLPAATIRRLLNVPQVAATWVGGGRRLDSSEEVFCAAWLDPKDQGVRSMEVGQFPPTPEQLMRLLVQAIEYPRHPQAQPCRPHTIIVDDRELQFFLRGVVAPLDIQVEYQAHIPLLDEFFEFIAAEVTSDDVDIEVLPPEYVSLYTQKIREFAQLDIWRRLDSLTPLKLHCDAWDSPTLFAVLVNPQGANRDFGLMLYRGEEALRNFWQQIDHEYPYIDEDDDERLEETVLRNDCLFLNFSEVGEEDLGNDLSFVLKGHLYTIEPGVIHPLEGMRPFYAPEEAEMVYVAIEALIKFWKKTKKQFEKEECPELDLRFKIPSPRHSALSYQVHVATVPAMMAEINGDPEESKSQHQIPIDTEAIPGEAYILFKLFPPKKLQELQAAVSYHQRGEIPEAFEGYPVLTIQTKKAAAAALAAKIAEEGGIHHLTVFPLSGPEQIVMLLAQTNANHLWLLDTFDPESGPLLLDWIKEVNDLEGACGLAVAYGMTGKTRMQPTLKQIVGLFETSLVFSFVDTQRPPTPQPIEISKR; this comes from the coding sequence GTGAGCCTACCCGCTGCGACCATCCGTCGTCTGTTGAATGTACCGCAAGTTGCCGCCACTTGGGTGGGTGGTGGCCGCAGACTCGACAGCAGCGAGGAAGTCTTTTGTGCGGCTTGGCTCGATCCCAAGGATCAGGGGGTACGCAGCATGGAGGTGGGTCAGTTTCCACCCACCCCAGAGCAACTCATGCGGCTGTTGGTGCAGGCGATCGAATATCCCCGCCATCCCCAAGCTCAGCCCTGCCGTCCCCACACCATCATCGTTGATGACCGCGAGTTGCAATTTTTTCTGCGCGGTGTGGTGGCTCCCCTCGATATTCAGGTGGAGTATCAAGCCCACATTCCCCTGCTGGATGAATTTTTTGAATTCATTGCGGCGGAAGTCACCAGTGATGATGTAGATATCGAGGTGCTCCCCCCTGAATATGTTTCCCTCTACACACAGAAAATTAGGGAATTTGCTCAACTGGACATCTGGCGGCGCCTAGACAGTCTTACCCCCCTTAAACTCCACTGCGACGCTTGGGACTCTCCCACCCTCTTTGCAGTACTGGTGAACCCCCAAGGAGCCAACCGTGACTTTGGTCTGATGCTCTACCGCGGGGAGGAGGCACTACGCAACTTTTGGCAGCAGATTGATCACGAGTATCCCTACATTGACGAAGACGATGATGAGCGCTTAGAGGAAACGGTTCTGCGCAACGATTGTCTCTTCTTGAATTTTTCCGAGGTTGGCGAAGAGGATTTAGGCAATGATCTCTCTTTTGTCCTCAAGGGGCATCTCTACACCATTGAACCGGGTGTCATCCATCCTTTGGAGGGAATGCGACCCTTTTATGCCCCTGAGGAAGCGGAAATGGTCTATGTGGCGATCGAGGCGCTGATCAAATTCTGGAAAAAGACCAAGAAACAGTTTGAGAAGGAGGAGTGCCCTGAACTAGACCTGAGGTTCAAGATTCCTTCACCCCGCCATTCTGCCCTTAGTTATCAGGTGCACGTGGCAACAGTGCCAGCGATGATGGCAGAAATCAATGGTGACCCTGAGGAGAGCAAATCACAGCACCAGATTCCCATTGATACGGAAGCAATTCCGGGGGAAGCCTATATCCTCTTTAAGTTGTTTCCGCCGAAAAAGCTACAGGAATTACAAGCAGCCGTCTCTTACCATCAACGGGGGGAGATTCCCGAGGCGTTTGAGGGCTATCCCGTGTTGACGATTCAAACCAAAAAAGCCGCAGCGGCGGCGCTCGCCGCCAAAATTGCTGAGGAGGGCGGCATTCACCATCTAACGGTCTTTCCCCTCTCAGGTCCCGAGCAAATAGTCATGCTCCTTGCCCAAACCAATGCCAACCATCTTTGGCTTTTGGATACCTTTGACCCCGAAAGTGGTCCGCTGCTCCTCGATTGGATCAAGGAGGTCAATGACCTTGAGGGCGCCTGTGGCCTTGCTGTGGCCTATGGCATGACGGGCAAAACACGGATGCAGCCAACCCTCAAGCAAATCGTGGGACTTTTTGAAACGTCCCTTGTGTTTAGTTTCGTGGACACCCAACGTCCACCGACCCCTCAGCCCATTGAGATTTCTAAACGCTAG
- a CDS encoding ribonuclease catalytic domain-containing protein, producing MEKGTLIEFRVNNQRRLAVIDRPEGKKHWIAIDQHLQAHTIHPRQLTFTVPEERFRPQEIPTFWQQVQPLLDADSLEVAWEIIREENRAITPADLAELLFSERSAVACYAAYYLLSEDRFYFKLKGETYEARPAAQVAELKHQREREAQRLAEEVSFREHLTQALKGETVAWSASDRKRLEQLERYAIAIEPSGQHQAAIDLLSELQRPTQPLGAFQLLVDLGLWSEHENLFLRRSQIDVEFSAKVLAVAHERLTSPPTDIDAPLRRDLTHLKVYTIDDESTQEIDDGLSLEVVGDRQKLWIHIADPTRWVMVDDVLDQEARRRATTVYLPTGMIPMFPTELATGPMSLVAGQTCCALSFGILLADNGEVLEYEICPSWIRPTYRLSYDDVDMILEQGVTGEADLLAIAQWGQRRSEWRQQRGAIRIHIPEPNIKVAGEEVEISPLHDSPARQLVAEMMILAGEVAAHFGAREGIPLPFRSQSPPELPSEEELLQLPAGMVRDCAIRRCMPRSEMSTQPNPHASLGLDAYCQVTSPIRRYTDLLAHRQIKAHLRGETPPLTPEQLNEILLGLVSSVQESSLVERQTNRYWCLEYLRRHREEVWRGILLRWLRPEEGLGLVLLEDLGVELAMRFQRQANLGECVLVRVSRVDPRSDQIWLEEVPAEAPMPTETVALS from the coding sequence GTGGAGAAAGGCACCCTCATTGAATTTCGGGTCAATAACCAGCGTCGCTTGGCGGTGATCGATCGCCCCGAAGGTAAAAAGCATTGGATTGCCATTGATCAGCATTTGCAAGCCCACACCATTCATCCGCGCCAACTGACCTTTACGGTGCCCGAGGAGCGGTTTCGTCCCCAAGAGATTCCCACATTTTGGCAGCAGGTGCAGCCGCTCTTGGATGCCGACAGTTTAGAAGTGGCTTGGGAAATTATCCGCGAGGAAAATCGCGCCATTACGCCAGCGGATCTAGCAGAGCTGCTTTTTTCGGAGCGATCGGCGGTGGCCTGCTATGCGGCCTACTATCTCCTTAGTGAGGATCGTTTCTACTTCAAGCTCAAGGGGGAAACCTACGAGGCTCGACCGGCTGCCCAAGTGGCAGAACTCAAACATCAAAGGGAGCGGGAAGCCCAACGCTTGGCGGAGGAAGTCAGCTTCCGTGAACATTTGACCCAAGCCCTGAAGGGGGAAACTGTGGCGTGGTCTGCCAGTGATCGCAAGCGCCTTGAGCAGTTAGAACGTTATGCTATAGCCATTGAACCCAGTGGCCAACACCAAGCAGCCATTGACCTCCTCAGTGAATTGCAGCGTCCCACCCAACCCTTGGGCGCTTTCCAACTGTTGGTGGATCTCGGCCTCTGGTCAGAGCACGAAAATCTGTTCCTGCGCCGTAGTCAAATTGACGTTGAATTCTCTGCCAAGGTACTTGCTGTGGCCCATGAACGCCTCACCTCACCCCCCACAGATATTGACGCTCCCCTGCGCCGCGATCTCACCCATCTCAAGGTCTATACCATTGACGACGAAAGTACCCAAGAAATTGACGATGGCCTCAGCCTCGAAGTCGTGGGCGATCGCCAAAAGCTGTGGATCCACATTGCCGATCCCACCCGCTGGGTGATGGTGGATGATGTCTTGGATCAGGAGGCTCGCCGCCGCGCCACAACGGTCTATCTGCCGACGGGGATGATTCCCATGTTTCCCACGGAGTTGGCCACAGGACCGATGAGTTTGGTGGCGGGACAAACCTGTTGTGCCCTGAGTTTTGGCATTCTTTTAGCCGACAACGGCGAAGTGCTGGAGTACGAAATTTGCCCCAGTTGGATTCGCCCCACCTATCGCCTGAGCTATGACGATGTGGACATGATTTTGGAGCAGGGGGTGACCGGGGAAGCGGATCTGCTGGCGATCGCCCAATGGGGACAGCGGCGTAGTGAGTGGCGGCAACAACGGGGAGCGATTCGCATTCATATCCCTGAACCCAACATTAAAGTGGCTGGTGAAGAGGTGGAAATCTCGCCCCTCCATGACTCCCCCGCCCGCCAACTGGTGGCAGAAATGATGATTCTTGCCGGTGAAGTAGCCGCCCATTTTGGCGCCCGTGAGGGCATCCCTCTGCCCTTTCGCAGTCAATCACCGCCAGAACTGCCCTCAGAGGAGGAATTGTTGCAACTGCCCGCTGGAATGGTGCGGGACTGTGCCATTCGTCGCTGTATGCCCCGCAGTGAAATGAGCACCCAACCCAATCCCCATGCCAGCCTTGGCCTTGATGCCTACTGCCAAGTGACTTCCCCCATTCGCCGCTACACGGATTTGCTGGCGCACCGTCAGATTAAAGCCCACCTCCGCGGGGAAACCCCACCCCTCACACCCGAGCAACTGAATGAAATTTTATTGGGGCTGGTGTCGTCAGTTCAGGAGTCCTCCCTTGTGGAGCGGCAGACCAACCGCTATTGGTGCTTGGAATACCTGCGGCGGCATCGCGAAGAGGTGTGGCGGGGCATTTTACTGCGTTGGTTGCGTCCTGAGGAGGGGCTGGGGCTGGTTCTGCTGGAGGATTTGGGGGTAGAACTGGCAATGCGCTTTCAACGGCAGGCCAATTTGGGAGAGTGTGTGTTGGTGCGGGTGAGTCGTGTTGATCCCCGCAGTGATCAAATTTGGCTGGAGGAAGTGCCTGCTGAGGCACCGATGCCCACAGAAACCGTTGCATTATCCTGA
- a CDS encoding ABC transporter ATP-binding protein, whose amino-acid sequence MVTLPKAGRSGRFRRLLAYLRPHQTKIWGGIVALFIVNLLGTYLPLLIGTAVDELQAKFDFQRVVFYALLLIGLASLMWLIRMASRLWIFGAGRLVEFDLKQRLFEHLLRLEPSYFAENTPGDLISRATSDVDNIRRLVGFALLSAANTVFAYGMTLPVMLAIHPGLSLGAIAVYPAVLFIVQTFSDRLRAEQLDVQQSLAELSDLIQEDMSGIALIKIYGQEANEQRQFDQLNQDLLRNNLVLAKTRNILFPLLGGMVSFSLLILLWFGSRMIAANTIQVGDFIALLLYIERLIFPTALLGFTITTYQRGEVSIDRIEAILSVEPRITDAPNAVALPRDRVQGHLRCQNLTFTYPNRRTPALNHLSFEIQAGEMVAIVGPIGCGKSTLASALPRLLEIAPNQIFLDGIDITRLHLGDLRAAIAYVPQESFLFSTTIKNNIRYGEPDATELKVIAAASQAQIHNEILNFPQQYDTLVGERGITLSGGQRQRTALARALLVDAPILVLDDALASVDNQTASQILQALRQQQHTRTVLFISHQLSAAATCDRILVMDQGRIVQQGTHDELVAAGGLYQSLWQRYQLESSLG is encoded by the coding sequence ATGGTTACTCTTCCTAAAGCTGGCCGCTCTGGCCGTTTTCGTCGCCTCTTGGCCTATCTGCGTCCTCACCAAACAAAAATTTGGGGGGGGATTGTTGCGCTTTTTATCGTCAACCTTTTGGGCACCTATTTGCCCCTGCTCATTGGTACTGCGGTTGATGAATTGCAGGCCAAGTTTGACTTTCAGCGGGTGGTGTTCTATGCCCTGCTGCTGATTGGTTTAGCCTCGTTGATGTGGCTCATTCGCATGGCCTCGCGCCTCTGGATCTTTGGTGCTGGGCGATTGGTGGAATTTGACCTCAAGCAACGGCTCTTTGAACATCTGCTGCGTTTAGAACCCAGTTACTTTGCGGAGAATACCCCCGGAGATCTCATTAGCCGTGCCACCAGTGATGTGGATAATATTCGCCGTCTGGTGGGTTTTGCCCTTTTGAGTGCGGCGAACACCGTGTTTGCCTACGGTATGACGCTGCCCGTGATGTTAGCCATTCATCCGGGCTTGAGTTTGGGGGCGATCGCTGTCTATCCAGCGGTTCTTTTTATTGTCCAAACCTTTAGCGATCGCCTGCGGGCAGAACAACTGGACGTGCAACAAAGCCTCGCGGAACTCAGCGATCTCATCCAAGAGGACATGAGTGGCATTGCCCTAATTAAAATCTATGGCCAAGAGGCCAACGAGCAACGCCAGTTTGACCAGCTAAATCAAGACTTACTCCGCAATAACTTGGTTTTGGCCAAAACCCGCAACATTCTCTTTCCCCTCTTGGGGGGGATGGTCAGCTTTAGTTTGCTGATTTTGCTGTGGTTTGGTAGCCGCATGATTGCTGCCAATACGATTCAAGTGGGGGATTTTATTGCCCTGCTGCTGTACATTGAGCGGCTGATTTTCCCGACGGCATTATTGGGATTTACGATTACCACCTACCAACGGGGTGAAGTGAGCATTGACCGAATTGAGGCCATTTTAAGTGTGGAACCCCGCATTACAGATGCGCCAAATGCCGTTGCCTTACCCCGCGATCGCGTTCAGGGGCACCTGCGTTGTCAAAATCTAACTTTTACATACCCCAATCGCCGCACCCCTGCCCTCAATCACCTCAGCTTTGAAATTCAAGCGGGGGAAATGGTGGCGATCGTCGGCCCCATTGGCTGCGGCAAATCCACCTTGGCCAGTGCCCTGCCCCGTTTATTGGAGATTGCCCCCAATCAGATTTTTCTGGATGGCATTGACATTACGCGCTTGCACCTTGGCGACTTACGGGCAGCGATCGCCTACGTGCCCCAAGAAAGCTTTCTCTTTAGCACCACAATCAAAAACAACATTCGCTACGGCGAACCCGATGCCACGGAGTTAAAGGTGATTGCCGCCGCCAGCCAAGCCCAAATTCACAATGAGATCCTCAACTTTCCCCAGCAGTACGACACCCTTGTGGGCGAGCGGGGCATTACCCTCTCTGGGGGACAGCGCCAACGAACCGCCTTAGCCCGTGCCCTACTGGTGGATGCACCAATTTTAGTCCTCGATGATGCCCTCGCCAGCGTTGATAACCAAACGGCTAGCCAAATTTTGCAAGCGCTGCGGCAGCAACAGCACACACGCACGGTGCTCTTTATTTCCCATCAATTGTCGGCAGCGGCAACCTGCGATCGCATTCTGGTCATGGATCAAGGGCGCATTGTCCAACAGGGTACCCATGATGAACTGGTGGCAGCAGGGGGGTTATATCAATCCCTTTGGCAGCGGTATCAGCTGGAAAGCTCCCTTGGATAA
- a CDS encoding type 1 glutamine amidotransferase — MKSLRILLLQARGDRTTQQEELAEFIRLSGLAAEQFTVLNGFECADFTPDCIQGFDALFIGGSSDATVLKPEIYRFVPPAMDLILACIEQEIPVLASCFGFQLAVQALGGQVIVDRQGMEMGTYPLYLTPLGVADPLFAGFPNPFLAISGHQERALTLPAGATLLAYSELCPYHAFRLEGKPFYAFQFHPEVDDRDLIARISRYCDRYQLGTAELEKLKQTARPTPYANQLIRRFVEVVLGYIPSCA; from the coding sequence GTGAAGTCTCTACGGATTCTACTGCTTCAGGCACGGGGCGATCGCACTACGCAGCAGGAGGAATTGGCAGAATTTATCCGCCTGAGCGGTTTGGCCGCCGAGCAATTTACAGTGCTCAATGGCTTTGAGTGTGCTGACTTTACCCCCGACTGTATTCAAGGCTTTGATGCCCTTTTTATCGGTGGCTCCAGTGATGCCACAGTGCTCAAGCCAGAGATCTATCGCTTTGTACCGCCGGCAATGGACTTAATTTTGGCCTGTATTGAGCAGGAGATCCCCGTGTTGGCCTCCTGTTTTGGCTTTCAATTGGCAGTGCAGGCCTTGGGAGGGCAGGTGATTGTGGATCGGCAGGGGATGGAAATGGGCACCTACCCTTTGTATCTCACGCCTTTGGGAGTTGCTGATCCACTATTTGCCGGCTTTCCCAATCCTTTTTTGGCGATTTCTGGACACCAGGAGCGCGCCTTGACCCTGCCAGCGGGAGCGACCTTACTGGCCTACAGTGAGTTGTGTCCCTACCATGCCTTTCGCTTGGAGGGTAAACCCTTCTACGCCTTTCAGTTTCATCCGGAGGTGGACGATCGCGACCTGATTGCCCGCATTAGCCGTTATTGCGATCGCTATCAATTGGGCACTGCCGAACTGGAAAAACTCAAGCAAACAGCCCGTCCTACCCCCTACGCCAATCAGTTGATCCGCCGCTTTGTTGAGGTGGTGCTGGGCTATATTCCCAGTTGTGCTTGA
- a CDS encoding resolvase: MTQMGRTKYLLGFDPGRDKCGLALALGQEVVRYEVVASDRAIARVQEWHQAYPFEQVIMGNQTTSRQWQQQLQAALAVEIIPVDERNSTLDARDRYWQLFPPHGWQRLIPKGLRLPPRPIDDIVAIVLLERYCGYPLLLSQRQ, encoded by the coding sequence ATGACGCAAATGGGTCGCACTAAGTATTTATTGGGGTTTGATCCAGGGCGGGACAAGTGTGGGTTAGCCCTTGCCCTCGGTCAAGAAGTGGTGCGCTATGAAGTGGTGGCCAGCGATCGCGCGATCGCCCGTGTCCAAGAGTGGCATCAAGCCTACCCATTTGAACAAGTGATTATGGGCAATCAAACCACCTCTCGCCAGTGGCAGCAGCAATTGCAAGCGGCTTTGGCTGTAGAAATTATTCCAGTGGATGAGCGCAATAGCACCCTAGACGCCCGCGATCGCTATTGGCAACTCTTTCCGCCCCACGGTTGGCAGCGGCTGATTCCCAAGGGGTTGCGCCTGCCCCCCCGACCCATTGATGATATTGTCGCCATTGTGCTGTTGGAACGCTACTGTGGTTATCCCCTACTGCTCAGTCAGAGGCAATAA
- a CDS encoding helix-turn-helix domain-containing protein — MSVAGDEPTLVRNAYGQVELVKIGEFIDQCIEGQRIAEHYQVMSFDPKTGQTRFQPLKAVIRHSHEEPMYAIQTRYHRSIKVTASHSVYVYEDGQIKLKKGNEIQVGDRLVASRRLPRPPIVERIDLLHLFYQAGLTEGLYLKGKGVKALCDQQLLARVECSSEGQEPRVAYDPHLWETLRQARHVQGLSQQAVAAQVGVKQATTISQWERGQTTPTLKHFLNYLEAIQWHQPLQYQTLPSRLERIQHQSDDSKNAPYRQISGYQPLDSFTLAELECLTGDVQLVPHAHHNKAFGRYLEVNRELLWFLGWYVAEGSLSQHQVSLSLGRKKQPFIPELCRTIETLFGESPRCDADPDSQGQKLYFHSVLAACLLKALGVGGKAHEKCLPSLVWRVPLELQLAFLEGYFLGDGAIAHSHISMTTTSPTLKDGLLYLFGQLGWVASWTTLKPEAVANSRVQTRHEVHCLTLSGKPQLEAARPIWQRHPHSESLKAYLASPHHKPLAFTPISEDLMALEVTQVAEIPPVGEYVYDFSVEGDENFICGVGGLCAHNTDADVDGSHIRTLLLTFFYRYQQELINQGFVYIACPPLYKVERGRQHFYCYSDRELQQQIAAFPENANYTIQRFKGLGEMMPEQLWETTMNPETRILKRVEIEDAAEADRIFTILMGDRVAPRREFIETYGPQLALENLDI; from the coding sequence ATGAGTGTGGCCGGGGATGAACCCACCCTTGTCAGGAATGCCTACGGGCAGGTGGAATTGGTCAAAATTGGCGAGTTTATTGATCAGTGCATTGAGGGGCAACGGATTGCTGAGCACTATCAGGTGATGTCCTTTGATCCCAAGACGGGTCAGACTCGCTTTCAACCCCTGAAGGCAGTGATTCGCCATTCCCATGAAGAGCCAATGTATGCAATTCAAACCCGCTACCATCGCTCCATTAAGGTGACGGCCTCCCACAGTGTCTATGTTTATGAAGACGGTCAGATCAAGTTGAAAAAAGGAAATGAGATTCAAGTGGGCGATCGCCTCGTTGCCAGTCGTCGTTTACCGCGTCCCCCAATTGTTGAGCGCATTGATCTGCTGCACTTGTTTTACCAAGCGGGTCTAACGGAGGGGCTGTATCTCAAGGGGAAAGGTGTCAAAGCCCTGTGTGACCAACAACTCCTAGCACGGGTCGAGTGCTCCTCGGAGGGGCAAGAACCGCGTGTTGCCTATGATCCCCATTTGTGGGAAACCCTACGGCAAGCGCGTCACGTCCAAGGGCTCAGTCAACAGGCTGTTGCTGCCCAAGTGGGGGTCAAACAGGCCACCACTATTTCCCAATGGGAACGGGGTCAAACCACGCCCACACTGAAACACTTCCTCAATTACCTCGAGGCCATTCAGTGGCATCAGCCACTGCAATACCAAACGTTACCGTCGCGGCTTGAAAGGATTCAGCATCAAAGTGACGACAGCAAAAATGCCCCCTACCGCCAAATCAGCGGTTATCAGCCCCTCGATAGCTTTACCCTTGCGGAACTAGAGTGCCTCACTGGGGATGTGCAACTCGTGCCCCATGCCCACCATAACAAAGCTTTTGGCCGATATTTAGAGGTTAATCGGGAGTTACTGTGGTTTTTAGGCTGGTATGTAGCCGAGGGAAGCCTGAGTCAACATCAAGTTAGCCTCAGCTTAGGGCGAAAAAAACAGCCCTTTATCCCTGAACTCTGCCGTACCATTGAGACCCTCTTTGGCGAGTCTCCTCGCTGCGATGCGGATCCTGACAGTCAAGGGCAAAAGCTCTACTTCCACAGTGTCTTGGCAGCCTGTTTACTCAAAGCCTTGGGGGTGGGGGGCAAAGCCCACGAGAAGTGCCTGCCCTCCTTGGTGTGGCGGGTGCCCCTAGAGCTACAGTTGGCCTTTTTGGAGGGGTATTTCCTCGGCGATGGGGCGATCGCCCACAGCCACATCTCTATGACCACCACTTCTCCTACCCTCAAAGATGGCCTCCTCTACCTGTTTGGTCAGTTGGGTTGGGTAGCAAGCTGGACAACGCTAAAACCAGAAGCCGTTGCCAATTCACGGGTACAAACCCGCCACGAAGTGCATTGCCTCACCCTGAGCGGTAAACCCCAACTGGAAGCTGCTCGGCCCATTTGGCAGCGTCATCCCCACAGTGAATCCCTGAAGGCCTATCTGGCTTCGCCCCACCACAAGCCACTGGCTTTTACCCCTATTAGTGAAGACTTAATGGCACTAGAGGTGACGCAAGTTGCGGAAATTCCACCCGTGGGTGAGTATGTCTATGACTTCTCAGTGGAGGGGGATGAAAACTTTATTTGCGGTGTCGGTGGGTTGTGTGCCCACAATACAGACGCTGATGTGGATGGTTCCCACATTCGCACCTTGTTGCTGACCTTTTTCTATCGCTATCAGCAGGAATTGATTAACCAAGGCTTTGTCTATATTGCCTGCCCACCCCTGTATAAGGTCGAACGCGGGCGACAGCACTTCTATTGCTATAGCGATCGCGAGCTGCAGCAGCAGATTGCCGCCTTCCCGGAAAATGCCAATTACACGATCCAGCGCTTTAAGGGTCTCGGGGAAATGATGCCTGAGCAGTTGTGGGAAACGACGATGAACCCAGAGACGCGCATTCTCAAACGGGTGGAAATTGAAGATGCTGCTGAGGCCGATCGCATTTTCACCATCCTGATGGGCGATCGCGTGGCACCTCGTCGCGAATTTATCGAGACCTATGGCCCCCAGTTGGCCCTAGAAAACCTCGATATCTAA